The Proteus vulgaris genome has a segment encoding these proteins:
- a CDS encoding Protein of uncharacterised function (DUF2877), translated as MQIQALQTSQHITDFESEIKCVGIYDHALNFICPQQRLITFHREGRGLSPMGWLLKQDDFDYFAKQCHPSVMMSLKDHQAILANKLTLLAGQGENLRLQDKAELDLRWLESFFSLLSPSITTGLYGPLKNYRQIAQLSEIKLLIKLFHNQLVGNAVNWAIFTGKGPGLTPSSDDMLVGMLFAHYLAEPEKKLNYFFNSTPPLSELTTVVSKHYLEYATQGIFSTYLIQLGKKIKNKEIIFKDMLEILSIGHHSGADTLLGLWIGYQTKKQQQHIG; from the coding sequence ATGCAAATTCAAGCACTTCAAACCAGCCAACATATTACTGACTTTGAAAGTGAGATTAAATGTGTGGGCATTTATGATCATGCTTTGAATTTCATTTGCCCTCAACAACGTTTAATCACTTTTCATCGTGAAGGAAGAGGATTAAGCCCGATGGGATGGTTACTGAAACAAGATGATTTTGACTATTTTGCAAAACAGTGTCATCCCTCGGTCATGATGAGTCTAAAAGATCATCAAGCAATACTCGCCAATAAACTTACTCTACTAGCAGGTCAAGGTGAGAATTTGCGTTTACAAGATAAAGCGGAATTAGATTTGCGTTGGTTAGAAAGTTTTTTTTCTCTGCTTTCACCCTCAATTACAACAGGGTTATATGGACCATTGAAAAATTATCGCCAAATCGCGCAGCTCAGTGAAATTAAATTATTAATTAAGCTATTTCATAATCAGTTAGTGGGCAATGCTGTTAACTGGGCTATTTTTACAGGGAAAGGCCCCGGATTAACGCCAAGTTCAGATGATATGCTAGTAGGAATGTTATTTGCACATTATTTAGCAGAGCCAGAAAAAAAACTTAATTATTTTTTTAATAGCACTCCTCCTTTATCTGAATTGACCACCGTTGTCAGTAAGCATTATTTGGAATATGCCACCCAGGGAATATTTTCTACCTATCTCATTCAACTAGGTAAAAAAATAAAGAATAAAGAGATTATTTTTAAGGATATGTTGGAAATACTCTCTATTGGTCATCATTCCGGTGCAGATACATTACTGGGATTATGGATTGGTTACCAAACTAAAAAACAACAACAGCATATTGGTTAA